The Flavobacteriales bacterium genome includes a region encoding these proteins:
- a CDS encoding TlpA family protein disulfide reductase, with amino-acid sequence MEKTKKSSWKSNLIFIGIMALIFFTPLGFHVKKWTSRLLSFTPSILDKEDQKTLKSYQWILVNEEGKQVSFEDSKGKVVLVNFWATWCPPCMAELPELHDLYQKYKGQIDFYFVSNEEKGIVQKKLEEKKYELATFQAITQTPNALNSNSLPTTYLINKKGEILIEKTGAAKWNSEEIHQLIEKLIQE; translated from the coding sequence ATGGAAAAAACAAAAAAAAGCAGTTGGAAAAGCAATCTAATTTTTATTGGAATAATGGCTTTAATTTTTTTTACACCCCTTGGGTTTCATGTGAAAAAATGGACCTCCAGACTTTTAAGCTTTACGCCAAGTATTCTTGATAAAGAAGATCAAAAAACACTTAAATCTTATCAATGGATTCTTGTAAACGAAGAAGGAAAGCAAGTGAGTTTTGAAGATTCAAAAGGAAAAGTGGTTTTAGTGAATTTTTGGGCAACTTGGTGTCCTCCGTGTATGGCAGAATTACCAGAGTTGCACGATTTGTATCAGAAATATAAGGGTCAAATAGATTTTTATTTTGTTTCTAATGAAGAAAAAGGGATCGTACAGAAAAAATTAGAAGAAAAAAAATATGAATTAGCCACTTTTCAGGCAATCACTCAAACGCCCAATGCATTAAATTCAAATAGCTTGCCTACCACTTATTTAATCAATAAAAAAGGAGAAATTTTGATAGAAAAAACAGGAGCTGCCAAGTGGAACAGTGAAGAAATTCATCAGTTGATAGAAAAATTGATACAAGAATAA